The genomic window GGCAATCTCTTCTCAATGTTGAAGCAGACACATTCAAAATGTCATTTTCGTTACGTTAGATCTGAGCTTTGTTAATGGCCAACTTCGCAGCATCAATCCATTTTGTTGATGAGCGGCCTCGACCTCGATACCAGGCTTGAAAAGCACAAAAGTCTTTTCAGGTCCTTCTCAACGCGCAGTGCCGAACTCTCCGTGAGAGCATCAAACGTGGCCATCAAGTACTATGACCCGCTCATTTCGCATTGCGCTCTCTAATTCAACCTTAATTCCGGCACATGAGCATTTTCGTAATTTTCTATCAGCGCCGAAAGCACATCCATAAGCGACGCCAGCGGATGCACTTCGTCTTCGCCGACCCGATCGATAAGTCCGTCGAGCATTGAAACAAGGCGTTCGTACTCTGCATCATTATGCGGGACGAAAACGGTGTCTGAAATGTTTTTCCAAGACTGGATGTCAATTGTTTGCATCTTTACTCCTTCCACGCACCTGCGTCATATTCCTTGTGTGACAATTCAGCGCGAATGTAAACCTTCTTACGATTGAAGTGGATAGCTGTGATAATTCTCACTTTATTTCCACCTACGTTGAACACCGTCAACTTACCAACTTTGTCCGCCGTTGGAAATGTTCTACGAACTTCTTCGATCGTCGAAAATTCACCGTTTCTCATTTGACGATACCAGTTCGCTAATCAGTTGCTCGTTCGAGGGTATCGTTCGGCGAAATCATTTAAACGTTTTCTCGTGATGACGTGCATTACTTGAAGCTCTCGATATATTTCCTTGTTACCTCCTTCAGCTCCGCATACGATGGGATCACATAGAGAATAGGCTGCATATCGCTGTATGTATATTCGTGGTTGATGACCTGTTCAAGGTCGAACGGGCGGCGATCGACGTTATCGGAGAATGCGTGTTCAAGCTCGCCGAATGAGGACAGCAGGCCGGCGCCGTAGGCCTTGATGGAACCTTCGTGTTCGACGAGGCCGAATTCGACCGTGAACCAATAGAGCCGTCCAAGTTCCTCGAGCTGGCGATCGTTAGCGATGCGTGCACCGTGGCCGATGAACTGGGAAAAGTCGGCAAAATTCGGGTTAGTGAACATCGGTATATGGCCGATCGATTCGTGCACGATGTCAGGCTCAGGCGTGTATGCGGGCTGTGAATGATGGCGTATGTATTGCGTACAGAGCATTACGCGGTACGAGAGCCAGCTTAGGAAGCCGCGTGTCTCGACAAGTCCTTCGATCGGGGCAAGGCGAAAGCCGGTCAGTTCCTTCAGCCTGCGGTTCATTTCCGTAAGCTGCGGTATGCGGTCGGTTCTGATGCCGAGATCGCGTTTTGCTTTAAGATAGAATGGCGACGCGTATGTCTGCTGCAGATCCTCAAGCTCCTCGGCAACATATCGCCACACGCGCTGTTCACGCGGGCTGTAATCGACGTCGGTGATCTCGCCCGTCTCGCGAAAGCGTTTGGCAAGCGATGCGATATAGCCGCGGCGTTTGCGGTATTCAAGATCGTTGGCCCCCGGATGATCGAGATGA from Chloracidobacterium sp. includes these protein-coding regions:
- a CDS encoding phenylalanine 4-monooxygenase, which produces MPNDTAAKQTDTEFALKNFRPKDDEVPPFEDLAFEDIEQLHLDHPGANDLEYRKRRGYIASLAKRFRETGEITDVDYSPREQRVWRYVAEELEDLQQTYASPFYLKAKRDLGIRTDRIPQLTEMNRRLKELTGFRLAPIEGLVETRGFLSWLSYRVMLCTQYIRHHSQPAYTPEPDIVHESIGHIPMFTNPNFADFSQFIGHGARIANDRQLEELGRLYWFTVEFGLVEHEGSIKAYGAGLLSSFGELEHAFSDNVDRRPFDLEQVINHEYTYSDMQPILYVIPSYAELKEVTRKYIESFK